Proteins encoded within one genomic window of Diorhabda sublineata isolate icDioSubl1.1 chromosome 1, icDioSubl1.1, whole genome shotgun sequence:
- the LOC130448815 gene encoding uncharacterized protein LOC130448815 isoform X1, producing MAANFKKQPMAVRKKSGPKFELNDEQKNDIKEAFDLFDNEGSGKIDAKDLKVAIRALGFEPKKEEIKKMIADIDKDGTGEISFEDFLQLMSVKMAEKDSKEEIMKAFRLFDDDETGKISFKNLKRVAKELGENLTDEELQEMIDEADRDGDGEINQEEFLRIMKKTSLY from the exons ATG GCTGCAAATTTTAAGAAACAACCGATGGCGGTTAGAAAAAAGTCTGGTCCAAAGTTCGAACTAAACGACGAAcaaaaaaacgatataaaagAAGCTTTCGATCTATTCGACAACGAAGGTAGCGGAAAAATAGACGCAAAAGATTTAAAAGTAGCGATAAGAGCTTTGGGATTCGAACCAAAGAAAGAGGAAATTAAAAAGATGATAGCGGACATCGATAAAGACGGTACAGGAGAAATATCTTTCGAAGATTTCTTACAGTTGATGTCTGTAAAAATGGCCGAGAAAGATTCCAAGGAGGAAATTATGAAAGCTTTCAG GTTGTTCGATGACGACGAAACTGgtaaaatcagttttaaaaatttaaaacgagTCGCTAAAGAACTCGGCGAGAATTTAACGGATGAGGAATTACAAGAAATGATCGACGAAGCCGATAGGGACGGGGACGGGGAGATAAACCAGGAAGAATTcctaagaataatgaaaaaaactagtttatattag
- the LOC130448815 gene encoding uncharacterized protein LOC130448815 isoform X2, with amino-acid sequence MAVRKKSGPKFELNDEQKNDIKEAFDLFDNEGSGKIDAKDLKVAIRALGFEPKKEEIKKMIADIDKDGTGEISFEDFLQLMSVKMAEKDSKEEIMKAFRLFDDDETGKISFKNLKRVAKELGENLTDEELQEMIDEADRDGDGEINQEEFLRIMKKTSLY; translated from the exons ATGGCGGTTAGAAAAAAGTCTGGTCCAAAGTTCGAACTAAACGACGAAcaaaaaaacgatataaaagAAGCTTTCGATCTATTCGACAACGAAGGTAGCGGAAAAATAGACGCAAAAGATTTAAAAGTAGCGATAAGAGCTTTGGGATTCGAACCAAAGAAAGAGGAAATTAAAAAGATGATAGCGGACATCGATAAAGACGGTACAGGAGAAATATCTTTCGAAGATTTCTTACAGTTGATGTCTGTAAAAATGGCCGAGAAAGATTCCAAGGAGGAAATTATGAAAGCTTTCAG GTTGTTCGATGACGACGAAACTGgtaaaatcagttttaaaaatttaaaacgagTCGCTAAAGAACTCGGCGAGAATTTAACGGATGAGGAATTACAAGAAATGATCGACGAAGCCGATAGGGACGGGGACGGGGAGATAAACCAGGAAGAATTcctaagaataatgaaaaaaactagtttatattag